The genomic interval gtgtTGAATCTTggttgccctttttttttcctgtcctATTACAATTTTAGCGAAACTAGATAATTTATATAGCATTGTTATCATAAATCTTGACTAGCAAGTTATGCCTATAAAAATATGAATTCATCTTGCAAACTGCAGAAGGCCACTTggcaaatgaaaattttaacatAGAATAACATGCAGTTAAGGGTTCTAGCAAAATTCACTTTAGATTTTCTATAGCCAGATATTTTCACGcattatttttcaaattctGTGTTTTTGTTCATCACTGACACTTCCAACAGACAGTTCCTAAACTTGTTCCCTCTGTTCATGTACTGCAGGCTGCTGCTGGTCGTGGTGGTGGTCCTGTTGGACGGGGTGGTGCACCTCCGGTGAGGAGATAGATTGTCTGTCATCTATTATCTGCCTGAGGAAGTTGATGCCTTAATTTGAAAACATTGCTTGAGAATTAAACAGCCAGTGTGCATCTTGTCTGATCAATCCGCTTAAAGgaggatgcatgcatgttggTGGCGTCGATTTCATGTATTTTTAATGTTAGATATGGTAGGTTGAGTATGATATTTCAAAGGTAGAAACATTGTGTTCGTTAACCTGATTTGAATGACAAGACCAGTTTCCCCTGTCATTGAGCGAATTTCCTTTTGTATCTACCAGTTTAGTGGCCGTTTGGAACGCAGTGATTCTTAAAATTCATGTGCTCCAAAGGCCTAGTGGTTATCTGGCAACTTCCTGAATCGTATGCTTCTTATAAGTTATTATAACGCACTTTGTATCTTCATGGTCACACTCACTGCTTGAGCTCAAGTCCTACCGACAAATGGGTTTGTACCAAGCAATGCTATGCAACAACTGATCCTGATGTCTTGGGCTTTGGCAGTGATTGGTGGGCACTGGGCATAGTGTAAGGGTGACTAGGCAACGGTAAGACTGCCGGTGAGCAGAACAATTGTGATAGCGTTGGTTGCATTTGGTGTTAATTGCAGGCATGTGCCTGGCCGTAGGTTTCTGTTTTGCTCATAGTTCATGGTCAGAGTGGACGAGGAACCATGCCAACAAAAGCATATTAATGTATTATTGAAAAACTTAATGTACCATCGGATATTAGTCTACCACTTACCTTGTTCAgccattatttttctatcagaGCATATAAATGTATTATTGAAAAACTTAGTGTACCATCGGATATTAGTCTACCACTTATCTTGTTCAGCCTTTTTCTATCAGAGAATTAACAGATAAAGGAGAAATATGGACCCATCAGTGCTCTCTCATATGCTTAGTGGCAGTTGAGTTTCATCAATGCTCTCTCGTAAGGTGATGAGATTATTAGGAAAATTTCAAATAGTCCCACCTGAGCACATCTCTACATTGTAGAGTTTCACAAGTAAGAAATGCATCTCCATTCTGATTTTTATACAATATGGTACATATTTGTGACATACACAGCCTGCACCCATGCTCAAATGCACATgcacaagaaaaagaaattctACCATAGCATAGATTCAGATCTCTCATTCTTGATTTCAAAACAGCCAGCCACATGAGCATGAATTTTCAGTATCTGAAAACCCTCTGAAAAACAAATTCAGTATTACAACAATCCACATACATTGTAACAGATAGATCATGCTTGATTCTCCAAGTAAGATTTTCGAAGATGATCTAGTCAGAATCCGAAGTAAGATCCATTTCAGGGTGAAACGGGCCGAGTAACTTTGCTAGGTGCTCCGCCATGtcttccacctcctccctcccgaAGCCCCAGTCACGGAGGACCAGAGACCCGATGGCACCTCTTGCGACACCGTGCTTCTGGAGGCTCCCCGATCGCCTCTCTATGAAAGGCAGGACGGCACTGCTTGATCGTAATCGTGCCGCCATCGGTATCGATTCAATATCGAGTGAGCCCTTTGGCTGGGATTCTTCTGCATGGTCGCTAAGGATCTCCCCATGCCGGCCAATGTTGCCTCTGAAGATTGACGGGAACGGAAGGGGGACAGGGAGGGGGCAAAGAGATGCTGAGAGATGGGAAAATTTTGGCTTTGTCTCTCTGGCTTCGTAGACTGAACATACCGAGTCTTTCACTTGTGATATGGAAGTCCTTTGCCCACCTGTGCAAACAAATTTCAATTGTTAATTCTTTGTACTTCTACATGTATAACCAAAATTTAGCCACCATGCCTATAATGTTGTGAAATGTTCAATATTGTACAATATAACAGTAGAAAAATAAGTTCTGTTGGCATGACAAATAATAGGACTTCCCAACTCCCCCATcccgttttccgcgcgcatgcttttcaaactgctaaacagtgtgttttttgcaaaaagtgtctacacgaaagttgcttaaaaaaatcatattgatccatttttgaaaaaaaaaagctaatacttaattaatcacgcgctaatggaccactctgttttccgtgcggaggagaTAGGTTCCCATCCTCCAgtaccgaacacagccttaaacaGACCCTATGGCAAAAGATAAGATGTGCAGACCTTTATCAAGAGCTCCATGAACCACCAGCGATTCAACTGAATAAGGATCTTCATCCTCATCGCTGATTTCAGGGGTCAAAGAGTGCAACTTCATCTCTATGTTCCCCATAGCATCTCTATCTGCAAATTACAAGTGTGCAATTAGCAAGCAAGATTAAATTTCCATCCAATGTTGGTATGACAGTAGGACATATGTTATGTTGTGTACCTGTCAAAGAAGGGGCAGGCATCGCTACATCCAGAGCAGTAACCATGTTCTGCCGACCTTGATCAGATAAAATGTGCAGAAGTTCACCAATGTCAAGATTACCAGATGAATGTGCCAAGTCTGAACTCGGGCCCGTTTGTTGCAATCTAAATGGAACAGTAATTGAATGTATTGCTGCAGCACAAACAGCACTAGCATGGAATGGTTTCTCGTCTTGTATATAAAGATACGATGACATGTAACCTGATGAAACAGAGTGAAAGGAAATTTGTGAGAAAATCTCATACAGAATAAGCTTTCTGTACAttcatgaaagtatttttttaagggaattCATGAAAGTAATTTTGTATGGAAATCAAATGTGAATATACAGCATGAACAAAAGGAGTTGATATTTAATGGAAATGCAATCAAGTGCAGTATCTTAAGGCACAAGATCAGTATACATGAAAGCAATCAAAGGCAAAATTAGGCTACCGGAAAGAAGTCCTATAAAATCACAGAATAACAATAGCATCGCAATTTAGTATCCTCCTGTGTATTTAGCCAACTTACGAGAACTCCCCAGACCTAAAAGTGCTCGAatggaaagttttcaaaaaagaataaaaaaataaactaaaaacgTGGAGTTCAGGCAAAGGACATACTTCTACTTAATGAAGGCGGTCCTATGGGTACCATCAGGTTGCAAAAGGACGAAAGTTTTGAAAATGAAACAGCATCATGAAGAGCTCTCATAATGGACTCCCTTTGATTCCTCCTGGATGATCCAAGGGTCATTGGATCCCTCACACAGTAAAGCAATACAGGTGTATTTGTGTAATCATCAGCAATGTTCTCCAAAAACTGTGCAGCTACACTGGAAAAACCTCCTGAATCATCCACAATAAACTGGATGCCCTGTGGTAAATTATGAATCAATTAAGCTAAAAATAATGGTCTCAAAATATGCATGATATCGGAAATGATGTGCATAAGTGAACATTAGCTTGTTGCAAAACTATAGTAGAGTTTGCTGATAATTCACTGGGGAAAAGTAGGACCTGAATATGGTCGCATTCTTCAACAAAGAACCTTAGCCTCTCATTCATTTCCTCTATTTGCGACCAGTCTGAAACAACCTCTTGTGCGCTGCCATAGTTATCAAACTTGTCAAAGTCTGTCCATGACCCATGTAACTCATATAAACTCTGAGGATGATACTGAACTTTTGAATAATCCGTCCAAAAGTTGACGCTATTCTCTAGACAGTCGATCAGGTCCTTATCCTCAACACTTTTCTGGGAGTTGCTGGCACCATTGCTAGTGCTTGGATTCTGCCCTTCTTCAACTAAGCTTTGCAGAAACAAGTTCCGCCCATGAGGTTTTGAGACTGATCTTGTTACACTTCCAGACCTACATAAACCAGGAAAAAATCATCATGGTAATATATGAGCCCGACACATTATTCAATATATAGGTGCCCCTATTCTTGTCGATGATATTAGCATATAGTTACTGATAGCATGCATGACAGCAGCACATAACAAGCAACAGCAGGCCAAAAGATGAATGCAACTCTACGAAAATAATAGGCAGATGCAATGCATCACTTCCACAGAAGCTGGATGGGTATATGCATCGTTACTACCAGTCCATTGCTCCCTTATTATCAGCCTAAGAGCAGCTCATTGCTAGAGCAAAGCTGCTATATTTGCTATCTGCTTTCTTTGACAATGCAGACATGCTTCCTCCATTTGTCAGAATTATCCCCCAGTTGTAGATACCTAAGCTTATTTAACTCTGTAACCCATTTGCACAAGCAATCTTATACTAAACTGAAACAACAGTATTCTTCTGCGTAGCTTGTACATGCCAAATTACAGCGATCATTTATGCATGGTGGGCACAATAAGCAAAACCAAACATGGAAGCATATTCTGGAGAAGTTAGAGCACCACTTGCCATGTAGCAACATTGAGCTGATCTGCAGAAGCACTGGTCTGACTGAGATTACCGGATGAACTCAAAGAACCAAGGGACCCTGCAAATGATACCACCGTGAACACGCAGCCAACACTATCAGTAACAAAATAACAGTTGTTACACACTACAATACTTGGATCAAATTCACAGTCAGATTACCTCGAGAACCAACCGACACCAGACGAGGGCAGTATGTGGGTATACCCTGGTGAAATCAAGCATTGTATGCTAGTAGTCAGTAAGAGATGAGCAgtagcagaaaaaaaataagtatattttccTTAATGATAAGGACGAGCGGCTCTACCTGGTGCGTCTCGCCGGAGCGGTAGAGGACGTCCATGTCCAGCGCGTCGTTCTTGAAGACTGGGTCGGCGTCGGGGTCGTCGGCGAGCCCGAGCAACTCATCCTGGAGAAGAAGACCCcaacaagaagaacaagaagcgTCAGCGTCAGGTTCTTGCACCAGGTGGAGCAACAAGTTGGGGATCTTGCCGGAGacgagagagggggggggggggctcacCTGGAAGTTCCAGAAGTGGGAGCCGACGTAGTTGGCGAAGCCGCCGACCTGCACCGTCACCGCCTCCCTCAttgccgccgcccctcgccgagCTCGGCAAGCTCCTGAACCGCaaccgcggcggcggagtcgacAAAGAAGTTTCTCTCGCAGCACAAATCACCACAGAtacgccggcgaggccgccccGGTGGGGAatagcgccggcggcgaggtgctcagccaaacggcggcagcggcggcggcggccgtgacgGGGAGGGGAGCGGCGCGACAAATCGTGGAGGTTTTCCCCTCACCACCACTGTGCAAAAAAAGGCAGGATTTTTCAGCCCAATCAGAAAAGGGAAGGCCCATTTCCCCTCCCATCCCTtccccccgcgcgccgctcctcctcaccgagccgccgccgtcgctcctcctcgccccactgccgccgtcgccgctcctcctcctccttgcccgTCGGCCGTGGATGCAGGAGACGAAGGAGGTGAGGTggttgacggcggcggcgtcaccgttgcctcctcctcccgacgcCATCGCCCCTTGCCCGTCGGCCGTGGAGGGGGGAGACGAGGGAGGTGAggtggtcgacggcggcggcgtcaccgctgcctcctccaggcgccgccgccccttcgcTCGTCAGCCTCCCCGCGTGCGTCTGCCTCCCCGCCGTAGCCGAGaaatttgggattttttttttttgagagaagaAATTTGGGATTTTAAGGTGTGTTTCGGAAATGGGTTAGGAGAGGTGAGATTGGGAAATGGAAATGAATGGAGAGATAAGATGAAGTGAGGTTAGATAAATGGGTGGCTAAGATTAAAACTTACTCTTTGGGAGGTGAGAAATCATATCCCAAACCCATTTTCCAAACATTGCCTTACTATCGCAAACGATGGTTTCGCTGGAATATTATCGCTTCAAAGTGATTCATTAAAATACTATTCTAATTTTGAGAGGTGTTCCTAAAAatagtgtttttattttttttgtgaatagAAATGTTTTTgctctattttgttttttcccaAGACAAAAATACCCCTGATgcaggcccca from Oryza glaberrima chromosome 3, OglaRS2, whole genome shotgun sequence carries:
- the LOC127766806 gene encoding uncharacterized protein LOC127766806 — protein: MREAVTVQVGGFANYVGSHFWNFQDELLGLADDPDADPVFKNDALDMDVLYRSGETHQGIPTYCPRLVSVGSRGSLGSLSSSGNLSQTSASADQLNVATWSGSVTRSVSKPHGRNLFLQSLVEEGQNPSTSNGASNSQKSVEDKDLIDCLENSVNFWTDYSKVQYHPQSLYELHGSWTDFDKFDNYGSAQEVVSDWSQIEEMNERLRFFVEECDHIQGIQFIVDDSGGFSSVAAQFLENIADDYTNTPVLLYCVRDPMTLGSSRRNQRESIMRALHDAVSFSKLSSFCNLMVPIGPPSLSRSYMSSYLYIQDEKPFHASAVCAAAIHSITVPFRLQQTGPSSDLAHSSGNLDIGELLHILSDQGRQNMVTALDVAMPAPSLTDRDAMGNIEMKLHSLTPEISDEDEDPYSVESLVVHGALDKGGQRTSISQVKDSVCSVYEARETKPKFSHLSASLCPLPVPLPFPSIFRGNIGRHGEILSDHAEESQPKGSLDIESIPMAARLRSSSAVLPFIERRSGSLQKHGVARGAIGSLVLRDWGFGREEVEDMAEHLAKLLGPFHPEMDLTSDSD